The proteins below come from a single Zea mays cultivar B73 chromosome 8, Zm-B73-REFERENCE-NAM-5.0, whole genome shotgun sequence genomic window:
- the LOC100273651 gene encoding uncharacterized protein LOC100273651 isoform 2 (isoform 2 is encoded by transcript variant 2), with translation MPVRVVDTATPSSQPSPGQEANTGHPSPPSCSLLSAGRSFAGTQNVSSLQKDEAWKVNVRIHGCDLDQGYLCGTMEALNVPLADTPVVTFWEGEIVDAKNYTFFTGKWEASPEDDIRHWSKFPSFTPLLGQIETDGGKSLDFSNYPYIFMRWKEQYFVNVGVDCGLTIAGFYYVCFSCSDGSISGFYYDPNSSPFQKLELKCTNEKKSGFTFSSYELQ, from the exons ATGCCGGTCAGGGTGGTAGATACCGCCACGCCTTCCTCCCAGCCCTCCCCAG GGCAAGAAGCAAATACTGGACACCCATCTCCTCCTAGCTGTTCACTCTTAAGTGCTGGAAGA TCTTTTGCTGGAACTCAAAATGTTTCAAGCCTGCAGAAGGATGAAGCATGGAAAGTGAATGTACGCATCCATGGTTGTGATCTTGATCAGGGTTATCTATGTGGAACGATGGAAGCGCTTAATGTTCCATTAGCAGATACACCT GTTGTGACTTTCTGGGAGGGGGAGATAGTGGATGCTAAAAATTACACATTTTTCACTGGAAAGTGGGAGGCATC ACCAGAGGATGATATAAGACATTGGTCCAAGTTCCCATCATTTACACCTCTTCTG GGTCAGATTGAGACAGATGGTGGCAAGTCTCTGGACTTTAGCAACTATCCTTATATATTTATG AGATGGAAAGAGCAATATTTTGTCAATGTTGGAGTCGACTGTGGGTTAACCATCGCTGGTTTCTACTACGTCTGCTTTTCTTGTAGCGATGGCTCCATCAGTGGATTTTATTATGATCCAAATAGCAG TCCATTTCAGAAGCTCGAGCTGAAGTGTACCAATGAGAAAAAATCCGGGTTCACCTTTTCATCCTACGAGCTGCAGTGA
- the LOC100273651 gene encoding uncharacterized protein isoform X1: protein MYATRRSMIHLEDEELDDELDHLMLLMMGEYRKRKHKQRKKHRGSVFGHKVYNQNRDEHGQEANTGHPSPPSCSLLSAGRSFAGTQNVSSLQKDEAWKVNVRIHGCDLDQGYLCGTMEALNVPLADTPVVTFWEGEIVDAKNYTFFTGKWEASPEDDIRHWSKFPSFTPLLGQIETDGGKSLDFSNYPYIFMRWKEQYFVNVGVDCGLTIAGFYYVCFSCSDGSISGFYYDPNSSPFQKLELKCTNEKKSGFTFSSYELQ from the exons ATGTATGCAACTAGGAGATCTATGATCCATCTCGAAGATGAAGAATTAGATGATGAACTTGACCACCTCATGCTTCTCATGATGGGTGAATATCGGAAGAGGAAGCATAAGCAGCGAAAGAAGCATCGAGGTTCAGTTTTTGGACACAAGGTTTACAATCAAAATAGAGATGAACACG GGCAAGAAGCAAATACTGGACACCCATCTCCTCCTAGCTGTTCACTCTTAAGTGCTGGAAGA TCTTTTGCTGGAACTCAAAATGTTTCAAGCCTGCAGAAGGATGAAGCATGGAAAGTGAATGTACGCATCCATGGTTGTGATCTTGATCAGGGTTATCTATGTGGAACGATGGAAGCGCTTAATGTTCCATTAGCAGATACACCT GTTGTGACTTTCTGGGAGGGGGAGATAGTGGATGCTAAAAATTACACATTTTTCACTGGAAAGTGGGAGGCATC ACCAGAGGATGATATAAGACATTGGTCCAAGTTCCCATCATTTACACCTCTTCTG GGTCAGATTGAGACAGATGGTGGCAAGTCTCTGGACTTTAGCAACTATCCTTATATATTTATG AGATGGAAAGAGCAATATTTTGTCAATGTTGGAGTCGACTGTGGGTTAACCATCGCTGGTTTCTACTACGTCTGCTTTTCTTGTAGCGATGGCTCCATCAGTGGATTTTATTATGATCCAAATAGCAG TCCATTTCAGAAGCTCGAGCTGAAGTGTACCAATGAGAAAAAATCCGGGTTCACCTTTTCATCCTACGAGCTGCAGTGA
- the LOC100383901 gene encoding actin-related protein 5 isoform X1: MSCRGRATAALILDYGFDRLGVDSEVGHPILMTECECNPSFSRARMSELLFETYGVPSIAFGIDNAFSYKYNQKLGNCNEDGLAISCEHGTCHVVPFLKGQPVLGACCRTNIGGFHITDFLRQLLCLKYPYHTASISWEKAEELKKEHCYIAPDYMAELQIFKNNKEEADEKMRYWQLPWVPPPKEEPPSEEELARKAALKEKAGQRLRDMAAAKRSQKIVELEKQLSYLEELMEQLDEAEEEEATAILGSSGYLSQQEIRSAILKASQSLRKAKGESNGNDEKTDASAVDKYPLVSVPDETLTPEQLKEKKKQILLKTTTEGKLRAKQKRAEEEALREKQEEKRRAENPELYLEELRARYSELSDKFEQRKRQKVNGSQTNGNHSSSAGVGRGERLNAAQKERMRLLASAAFDRGKGEDTFGMRDEDWLVYNKMSKDNDDDSNDDDESELVRISSKLQEIDPTFVSKSEAVQLTPEPPKVRPLTAEDYRIAIGIERFRCPEVLFQPGMIGIDQAGIDEMVSISLRRLMEDESVKERLCQSILVTGGSSLFPGMIPRLESGIRQYRPYLAPLKLVGAADPILDAWRGAAAFAASSKFGKQTFSLADYGEHGENLFHRYNIVYSL, from the exons ATGTCGTGCAGAGGCCGCGCCACCGCAGCACTG ATTCTTGACTATGGCTTTGATCGATTAGGTGTCGATTCAGAG GTGGGCCATCCAATTCTTATGACAGAATGTGAATGTAATCCGTCCTTTTCTCGAGCCCGAATGTCAGAACTACTTTTCGAGACATATGGTGTACCATCCATAG CATTTGGCATTGACAACGCGTTTAGTTATAAGTACAATCAGAAACTTGGAAACTGTAACGAAGACGGGCTGGCTATTTCATGTGAACATGGAACTTGTCATGTTGTTCCA TTTTTGAAAGGACAGCCTGTGTTGGGGGCTTGCTGCAGAACCAATATCGGTGGATTTCACATTACTGATTTTCTGAGGCAGCTTCTCTGTCTAAAATATCCCTATCACAC GGCAAGTATTTCATGGGAAAAGGCTGAAGAGCTGAAGAAGGAACATTGTTATATAGCTCCTGATTATATGGCAGAGTTGCAGATATTTAAA AACAATAAGGAAGAAGCTGATGAGAAAATGAGGTATTGGCAGCTACCATGGGTCCCCCCACCAAAGGAAGAACCACCATCTGAGGAAGAACTTGCAAGGAAAGCAGCTTTGAAGGAAAAGGCTGGTCAGCGTTTGCGAGACATGGCTGCTGCAAAGAGATCTCAGAAGATAGTGGAACTAGAAAAACAACTTTCCTATCTGGAGGAACTAATGGAACAACTTGATGAAGCTGAGGAAGAAGAAGCAACAGCTATTCTAGGTAGCTCTGGATATCTTTCCCAGCAGGAAATCAGATCTGCCATTTTAAAAGCATCACAATCTTTAAGGAAAGCAAAAGGGGAGTCCAATGGCAATGATGAGAAAACAGATGCCTCAGCAGTTGATAAGTATCCACTTGTATCTGTTCCTGATGAGACACTGACGCCAGAACAG TTAAAGGAAAAGAAGAAACAGATATTACTTAAAACCACAACAGAGGGCAAATTGCGCGCAAAGCAGAAACGTGCTGAAGAGGAGGCTTTGCGGGAGAAACAAGAAGAAAAGAGGCGTGC GGAGAACCCAGAGTTATACCTTGAAGAGCTTCGGGCCCGATATTCAGAACTTTCTGATAAATTTGAGCAGAGGAAGCGACAGAAAGTTAATGGTAGTCAGACAAATGGGAACCATAGTTCATCTGCAGGTGTAGGCCGTGGAGAAAGACTAAATGCAGCTCAGAAAGAAAGGATGCGGCTGCTTGCCTCAGCTGCTTTTGATCGGGGCAAAGGTGAGGACACTTTTGGAATGAGAGACGAGGATTGGTTAGTGTACAACAAGATGAGCAAAGACAATGATGATGACAGCAATGATGATGATGAATCGGAACTTGTTCGAATTTCATCGAAGCTCCAG GAGATTGATCCTACATTTGTGTCCAAATCCGAAGCTGTTCAACTGACTCCGGAGCCACCCAAAGTCCGGCCACTAACCGCTGAGGATTACAGAATTGCCATTGGGATCGAGCGGTTCCGTTGCCCTGAAGTCCTCTTCCAGCCAGGCATGATTGGAATCGACCAGGCCGGCATCGATGAGATGGTCAGCATCTCACTCAGGAGATTAATGGAGGACGAGTCTGTGAAGGAGCGCCTCTGCCAGTCGATCCTTGTCACTGGCGGGAGCTCCCTGTTCCCTGGCATGATCCCTCGGCTGGAGTCTGGGATACGGCAATATCGGCCCTACCTTGCTCCCCTGAAGCTTGTCGGAGCAGCTGACCCCATTTTAGACGCGTGGAGGGGTGCTGCCGCCTTTGCGGCATCAAGCAAGTTCGGCAAACAAACGTTCAGCCTAGCTGATTACGGAGAGCATGGAGAGAACCTGTTTCATCGGTACAACATTGTTTACTCACTATAA
- the LOC100383901 gene encoding Actin-related protein 5 — MSSVTRPQREADFARFPSSTPIVIDNGASTFRIGWAGEAEPRLSFRNVVQRPRHRSTGETVSIVGDTDPSLMKFFDCTRSAVRSPFDDDVVYQFEYMEYILDYGFDRLGVDSEVGHPILMTECECNPSFSRARMSELLFETYGVPSIAFGIDNAFSYKYNQKLGNCNEDGLAISCEHGTCHVVPFLKGQPVLGACCRTNIGGFHITDFLRQLLCLKYPYHTASISWEKAEELKKEHCYIAPDYMAELQIFKNNKEEADEKMRYWQLPWVPPPKEEPPSEEELARKAALKEKAGQRLRDMAAAKRSQKIVELEKQLSYLEELMEQLDEAEEEEATAILGSSGYLSQQEIRSAILKASQSLRKAKGESNGNDEKTDASAVDKYPLVSVPDETLTPEQLKEKKKQILLKTTTEGKLRAKQKRAEEEALREKQEEKRRAENPELYLEELRARYSELSDKFEQRKRQKVNGSQTNGNHSSSAGVGRGERLNAAQKERMRLLASAAFDRGKGEDTFGMRDEDWLVYNKMSKDNDDDSNDDDESELVRISSKLQEIDPTFVSKSEAVQLTPEPPKVRPLTAEDYRIAIGIERFRCPEVLFQPGMIGIDQAGIDEMVSISLRRLMEDESVKERLCQSILVTGGSSLFPGMIPRLESGIRQYRPYLAPLKLVGAADPILDAWRGAAAFAASSKFGKQTFSLADYGEHGENLFHRYNIVYSL, encoded by the exons ATGTCATCGGTGACCCGCCCTCAGCGGGAGGCCGACTTTGCACGCTTCCCGTCGTCCACCCCCATCGTCATCGACAACGGCGCTTCTACCTTCCGCATCGG GTGGGCGGGCGAGGCGGAGCCGCGCCTTTCGTTCCGCAATGTCGTGCAGAGGCCGCGCCACCGCAGCACTG GTGAAACTGTCTCAATTGTTGGGGACACTGACCCATCTCTAATGAAATTCTTTGACTGCACAAGATCGGCAGTTCGCTCTCCATTTGACGATGATGTTGTCTATCAGTTCGAGTACATGGAATAT ATTCTTGACTATGGCTTTGATCGATTAGGTGTCGATTCAGAG GTGGGCCATCCAATTCTTATGACAGAATGTGAATGTAATCCGTCCTTTTCTCGAGCCCGAATGTCAGAACTACTTTTCGAGACATATGGTGTACCATCCATAG CATTTGGCATTGACAACGCGTTTAGTTATAAGTACAATCAGAAACTTGGAAACTGTAACGAAGACGGGCTGGCTATTTCATGTGAACATGGAACTTGTCATGTTGTTCCA TTTTTGAAAGGACAGCCTGTGTTGGGGGCTTGCTGCAGAACCAATATCGGTGGATTTCACATTACTGATTTTCTGAGGCAGCTTCTCTGTCTAAAATATCCCTATCACAC GGCAAGTATTTCATGGGAAAAGGCTGAAGAGCTGAAGAAGGAACATTGTTATATAGCTCCTGATTATATGGCAGAGTTGCAGATATTTAAA AACAATAAGGAAGAAGCTGATGAGAAAATGAGGTATTGGCAGCTACCATGGGTCCCCCCACCAAAGGAAGAACCACCATCTGAGGAAGAACTTGCAAGGAAAGCAGCTTTGAAGGAAAAGGCTGGTCAGCGTTTGCGAGACATGGCTGCTGCAAAGAGATCTCAGAAGATAGTGGAACTAGAAAAACAACTTTCCTATCTGGAGGAACTAATGGAACAACTTGATGAAGCTGAGGAAGAAGAAGCAACAGCTATTCTAGGTAGCTCTGGATATCTTTCCCAGCAGGAAATCAGATCTGCCATTTTAAAAGCATCACAATCTTTAAGGAAAGCAAAAGGGGAGTCCAATGGCAATGATGAGAAAACAGATGCCTCAGCAGTTGATAAGTATCCACTTGTATCTGTTCCTGATGAGACACTGACGCCAGAACAG TTAAAGGAAAAGAAGAAACAGATATTACTTAAAACCACAACAGAGGGCAAATTGCGCGCAAAGCAGAAACGTGCTGAAGAGGAGGCTTTGCGGGAGAAACAAGAAGAAAAGAGGCGTGC GGAGAACCCAGAGTTATACCTTGAAGAGCTTCGGGCCCGATATTCAGAACTTTCTGATAAATTTGAGCAGAGGAAGCGACAGAAAGTTAATGGTAGTCAGACAAATGGGAACCATAGTTCATCTGCAGGTGTAGGCCGTGGAGAAAGACTAAATGCAGCTCAGAAAGAAAGGATGCGGCTGCTTGCCTCAGCTGCTTTTGATCGGGGCAAAGGTGAGGACACTTTTGGAATGAGAGACGAGGATTGGTTAGTGTACAACAAGATGAGCAAAGACAATGATGATGACAGCAATGATGATGATGAATCGGAACTTGTTCGAATTTCATCGAAGCTCCAG GAGATTGATCCTACATTTGTGTCCAAATCCGAAGCTGTTCAACTGACTCCGGAGCCACCCAAAGTCCGGCCACTAACCGCTGAGGATTACAGAATTGCCATTGGGATCGAGCGGTTCCGTTGCCCTGAAGTCCTCTTCCAGCCAGGCATGATTGGAATCGACCAGGCCGGCATCGATGAGATGGTCAGCATCTCACTCAGGAGATTAATGGAGGACGAGTCTGTGAAGGAGCGCCTCTGCCAGTCGATCCTTGTCACTGGCGGGAGCTCCCTGTTCCCTGGCATGATCCCTCGGCTGGAGTCTGGGATACGGCAATATCGGCCCTACCTTGCTCCCCTGAAGCTTGTCGGAGCAGCTGACCCCATTTTAGACGCGTGGAGGGGTGCTGCCGCCTTTGCGGCATCAAGCAAGTTCGGCAAACAAACGTTCAGCCTAGCTGATTACGGAGAGCATGGAGAGAACCTGTTTCATCGGTACAACATTGTTTACTCACTATAA
- the LOC100383901 gene encoding actin-related protein 5 isoform X2, which produces MSSVTRPQREADFARFPSSTPIVIDNGASTFRIGWAGEAEPRLSFRNVVQRPRHRSTGETVSIVGDTDPSLMKFFDCTRSAVRSPFDDDVVYQFEYMEYILDYGFDRLGVDSEVGHPILMTECECNPSFSRARMSELLFETYGVPSIAFGIDNAFSYKYNQKLGNCNEDGLAISCEHGTCHVVPFLKGQPVLGACCRTNIGGFHITDFLRQLLCLKYPYHTASISWEKAEELKKEHCYIAPDYMAELQIFKNNKEEADEKMRYWQLPWVPPPKEEPPSEEELARKAALKEKAGQRLRDMAAAKRSQKIVELEKQLSYLEELMEQLDEAEEEEATAILGSSGYLSQQEIRSAILKASQSLRKAKGESNGNDEKTDASAVDKYPLVSVPDETLTPEQLKEKKKQILLKTTTEGKLRAKQKRAEEEALREKQEEKRRAENPELYLEELRARYSELSDKFEQRKRQKVNGSQTNGNHSSSAGVGRGERLNAAQKERMRLLASAAFDRGKGEDTFGMRDEDWLVYNKMSKDNDDDSNDDDESELVRISSKLQVPFDVPRCRRLILHLCPNPKLFN; this is translated from the exons ATGTCATCGGTGACCCGCCCTCAGCGGGAGGCCGACTTTGCACGCTTCCCGTCGTCCACCCCCATCGTCATCGACAACGGCGCTTCTACCTTCCGCATCGG GTGGGCGGGCGAGGCGGAGCCGCGCCTTTCGTTCCGCAATGTCGTGCAGAGGCCGCGCCACCGCAGCACTG GTGAAACTGTCTCAATTGTTGGGGACACTGACCCATCTCTAATGAAATTCTTTGACTGCACAAGATCGGCAGTTCGCTCTCCATTTGACGATGATGTTGTCTATCAGTTCGAGTACATGGAATAT ATTCTTGACTATGGCTTTGATCGATTAGGTGTCGATTCAGAG GTGGGCCATCCAATTCTTATGACAGAATGTGAATGTAATCCGTCCTTTTCTCGAGCCCGAATGTCAGAACTACTTTTCGAGACATATGGTGTACCATCCATAG CATTTGGCATTGACAACGCGTTTAGTTATAAGTACAATCAGAAACTTGGAAACTGTAACGAAGACGGGCTGGCTATTTCATGTGAACATGGAACTTGTCATGTTGTTCCA TTTTTGAAAGGACAGCCTGTGTTGGGGGCTTGCTGCAGAACCAATATCGGTGGATTTCACATTACTGATTTTCTGAGGCAGCTTCTCTGTCTAAAATATCCCTATCACAC GGCAAGTATTTCATGGGAAAAGGCTGAAGAGCTGAAGAAGGAACATTGTTATATAGCTCCTGATTATATGGCAGAGTTGCAGATATTTAAA AACAATAAGGAAGAAGCTGATGAGAAAATGAGGTATTGGCAGCTACCATGGGTCCCCCCACCAAAGGAAGAACCACCATCTGAGGAAGAACTTGCAAGGAAAGCAGCTTTGAAGGAAAAGGCTGGTCAGCGTTTGCGAGACATGGCTGCTGCAAAGAGATCTCAGAAGATAGTGGAACTAGAAAAACAACTTTCCTATCTGGAGGAACTAATGGAACAACTTGATGAAGCTGAGGAAGAAGAAGCAACAGCTATTCTAGGTAGCTCTGGATATCTTTCCCAGCAGGAAATCAGATCTGCCATTTTAAAAGCATCACAATCTTTAAGGAAAGCAAAAGGGGAGTCCAATGGCAATGATGAGAAAACAGATGCCTCAGCAGTTGATAAGTATCCACTTGTATCTGTTCCTGATGAGACACTGACGCCAGAACAG TTAAAGGAAAAGAAGAAACAGATATTACTTAAAACCACAACAGAGGGCAAATTGCGCGCAAAGCAGAAACGTGCTGAAGAGGAGGCTTTGCGGGAGAAACAAGAAGAAAAGAGGCGTGC GGAGAACCCAGAGTTATACCTTGAAGAGCTTCGGGCCCGATATTCAGAACTTTCTGATAAATTTGAGCAGAGGAAGCGACAGAAAGTTAATGGTAGTCAGACAAATGGGAACCATAGTTCATCTGCAGGTGTAGGCCGTGGAGAAAGACTAAATGCAGCTCAGAAAGAAAGGATGCGGCTGCTTGCCTCAGCTGCTTTTGATCGGGGCAAAGGTGAGGACACTTTTGGAATGAGAGACGAGGATTGGTTAGTGTACAACAAGATGAGCAAAGACAATGATGATGACAGCAATGATGATGATGAATCGGAACTTGTTCGAATTTCATCGAAGCTCCAG GTACCATTTGATGTTCCACGGTGCAGGAGATTGATCCTACATTTGTGTCCAAATCCGAAGCTGTTCAACTGA